The following coding sequences lie in one Trichoderma breve strain T069 chromosome 1, whole genome shotgun sequence genomic window:
- a CDS encoding major facilitator superfamily domain-containing protein: MTLTKQARLRNPDDFPTLQLFLLAIVRLAEPIALTSIFPYAWALVKRFKIGNEQDASFYSGLLISSFSLAEALMGMYWGGLSDRIGRKPVLMLGCVGTMLSMIMVGFASNIWIALVGRAIGGLLNGNIGVIQTMVGELVTKPEHEPRAFSVMPFVWSIGTIIGPCIGGTFADPHESWPNAFPKGSLFERYPYLLPNLLCAALLFLSIVMGFLLLEETHPDMQPRISLPADTYVSEETPLLETSDAIKRPAVDLRAETYGTIRGGSSSSGECPENNSNEMAMEKKMPTTIWNKRIVGFIISLCIFTYHSMTYDHLMPIFFEDERVSVNTFSKFGALSPFYSPGGLGLSLRDVGMIMAVNGAIALFVQAVIFPLAAEKFGVYRLFLIVTVLHPIIYAIVPLLLYVPDSLLFPSIYLCLAVRNVLSITLYPLLLILIKGATPSASALGKVNGLAASAGAACRMIAPPVAGYLYTLGSQVDCTALPWFCSSLVAIFGAVQCFSVPRDRSCQRSKEDAEEQNHTVTPTEVSVEDVE; encoded by the exons ATGACCCTAACAAAGCAGGCTCGTCTTCGCAACCCCGACGACTTCCCGACCCTCCAACTCTTTCTCCTCG CCATTGTTCGCCTTGCCGAACCAATCGCTCTCACTTCCATCTTCCCCTATGCCTGGGCTCTAGTCAAGAGATTCAAGATCGGAAACGAACAAGATGCCTCCTTTTACTCGGGtcttctcatctcctccttctccctcgcCGAAGCCCTCATGGGCATGTATTGGGGCGGTTTATCTGACCGTATCGGTCGCAAACCAGTCCTGATGCTCGGCTGTGTGGGGACCATGCTCAGCATGATCATGGTAGGATTCGCCTCTAATATCTGGATCGCGTTGGTTGGACGCGCGATAGGGGGGCTCCTCAACGGCAACATCGGCGTCATTCAAACCATGGTCGGTGAGCTCGTCACAAAACCCGAGCATGAGC CGCGCGCCTTCTCCGTCATGCCCTTTGTGTGGAGCATTGGAACCATCATTGGTCCTTGCATTGGCGGAACCTTTGCCGACCCTCACGAGTCCTGGCCCAATGCTTTCCCCAAGGGTTCTCTGTTCGAGCGATACCCCTATCTGCTGCCCAACCTGCTTTGCGCtgctctcttgtttctcaGCATCGTCATGGGCTTTCTCCTCCTGGAGGAAACTCACCCGGACATGCAGCCTCGAATTTCCCTTCCAGCAGACACCTATGTCTCAGAAGAGACTCCGCTGTTGGAGACCTCAGACGCCATAAAGCGACCGGCAGTTGATTTGCGTGCCGAGACCTATGGAACCATTcgaggcggcagcagcagcagcggggAGTGTCCAGAGAACAACTCGAACGAGATGGCtatggaaaagaagatgcccaCCACTATTTGGAACAAGCGCATCGTCGGCTTCATTATCTCTTTGTGCATCTTCACCTACCACTCGATGACCTACGACCACCTCATGCCAATCTTCTTTGAAGACGAGCGAGTTTCGGTAAATACCTTCTCCAAGTTTGGTGCTCTTTCACCCTTCTATTCTCCCGGAGGCTTGGGCCTTTCCCTTCGAGATGTGGGAATGATCATGGCTGTCAACGGAGCTATAGCTCTGTTCGTCCAAGCTGTCATCTTCCCCCTGGCAGCCGAAAAGTTTGGTGTATACCGACTTTTCCTCATTGTCACAGTCCTACACCCCATCATTTACGCTATTGTCCCTCTTCTACTTTACGTCCCCgattcccttcttttcccctccattTACTTGTGCCTTGCTGTACGCAACGTACTTTCCATCACCCTTTATCCCCTTCTCCTTATCCTGATCAAAGGAGCCACCCCTTCTGCGAGTGCCCTGGGCAAAGTCAACGGCTTGGCCGCCAGCGCTGGCGCTGCCTGCCGCATGATTGCGCCACCAGTCGCAGGCTATCTCTACACACTGGGTAGCCAGGTGGACTGCACTGCCTTACCATGGTTTTGCAGCTCCCTAGTTGCCATTTTCGGTGCTGTTCAATGCTTCTCCGTCCCTCGAGATCGTAGTTGTCAACGATCCAAGGAAGACGCTGAGGAACAAAATCACACTGTCACGCCCACTGAAGTTTCAGTCGAGGATGTGGAGTGA